Proteins found in one Cellulomonas palmilytica genomic segment:
- the ku gene encoding non-homologous end joining protein Ku, whose translation MRAIWKGAVAFGLVNVPVRLYAATGEHEVTLHQVHAADGGRIRYRKVCSVDGEPVTMDEISKGYETADGELVILTDEDFSRLPLSTEREIEVLEFVPADQVDPILLGKTYYLEPDKTAAKPYALLRGALEEADRMAVVKVALRQRETMAVLRVRDKVICLQTLLWPDEVRAADFPILDADVTVKPAELSMAKSLVDSLASDFDPSQFEDRYEAALTQLIEAKVSSGDTRSLPQPAAPEGGEGAEVVDLLAALQRSVEKARTARGEGPADEGREQGADADEPAADKPAAKSRSRKKASDDDAPKPTRKKAKAKAS comes from the coding sequence ATGCGGGCGATCTGGAAGGGCGCGGTCGCGTTCGGCCTCGTCAACGTCCCGGTCCGGCTGTACGCCGCGACCGGGGAGCACGAGGTCACGCTGCACCAGGTGCACGCCGCCGACGGCGGGCGCATCCGCTACCGCAAGGTCTGCAGCGTGGACGGCGAGCCCGTGACGATGGACGAGATCTCCAAGGGCTACGAGACCGCGGACGGCGAGCTCGTGATCCTCACCGACGAGGACTTCTCGCGCCTGCCGCTCTCGACCGAGCGCGAGATCGAGGTGCTCGAGTTCGTGCCCGCCGACCAGGTCGACCCGATCCTGCTCGGCAAGACGTACTACCTCGAGCCCGACAAGACCGCCGCGAAGCCGTACGCGCTGCTGCGCGGTGCGCTCGAGGAGGCCGACCGGATGGCGGTCGTCAAGGTCGCCCTGCGCCAGCGCGAGACGATGGCGGTGCTGCGCGTGCGCGACAAGGTCATCTGCCTGCAGACCCTGCTGTGGCCCGACGAGGTGCGCGCCGCGGACTTCCCGATCCTCGACGCCGACGTCACCGTCAAGCCCGCCGAGCTGTCGATGGCGAAGTCGCTCGTCGACTCGCTCGCCTCGGACTTCGACCCCTCGCAGTTCGAGGACCGGTACGAGGCGGCGCTCACGCAGCTCATCGAGGCCAAGGTGTCCTCGGGCGACACCCGGTCGCTGCCGCAGCCCGCCGCGCCCGAGGGCGGCGAGGGCGCCGAGGTCGTCGACCTGCTCGCCGCGCTGCAGCGCAGCGTCGAGAAGGCGCGCACCGCCCGCGGCGAGGGACCCGCCGACGAGGGCCGTGAGCAGGGGGCCGACGCCGACGAGCCCGCCGCCGACAAGCCCGCCGCGAAGTCGCGCTCGCGCAAGAAGGCGTCCGACGACGACGCGCCCAAGCCGACCCGCAAGAAGGCCAAGGCCAAGGCGTCGTGA
- a CDS encoding PHP domain-containing protein: MTPPVSSRATGADDAQRRDRAVAALRRVAFLLERAQATSYRSEAFRTAASVVEQQTPARVAALVAAGGLTELPSVGARTAGVVELAWRGKDVPYLVQLERELGESVTAALDSAGADAAAARTLRDALRGDLHAHSDASDGGASVQEMLLAALELGHEYQAITDHSPRLTVANGLSAARLRAQLDQVAALNRAVTPFRVLTGIEVDILDDGTLDQDPDLLGELDVVVASVHSKLRMDRAAMTRRMIAAVRDPATDVLGHCTGRRLLGRERPQSEFDARAVFAACAENGVAVEINCRPDRLDPPHDLLALAVEAGCDFAIDTDAHAPGQLDWQLTGCLRAVRHGIDSARVVNTWPVERLLARTHA, from the coding sequence GTGACCCCGCCGGTCTCGTCGCGCGCCACCGGAGCCGACGACGCGCAGCGCCGCGACCGCGCCGTCGCGGCCCTGCGACGCGTGGCGTTCCTGCTCGAGCGCGCGCAGGCCACGTCCTACCGCAGCGAGGCGTTCCGCACCGCCGCGAGCGTCGTCGAGCAGCAGACACCCGCACGCGTCGCCGCGCTCGTCGCAGCAGGCGGGCTCACCGAGCTGCCGTCGGTCGGCGCCCGCACCGCCGGGGTCGTCGAGCTCGCCTGGCGCGGCAAGGACGTCCCCTATCTCGTTCAGCTCGAGCGCGAGCTCGGGGAGTCCGTCACCGCCGCGCTCGACTCCGCGGGCGCGGACGCCGCGGCCGCCCGCACGCTGCGCGACGCGCTCCGAGGCGACCTGCACGCGCACTCCGACGCGAGCGACGGCGGCGCCTCCGTCCAGGAGATGCTGCTCGCCGCGCTCGAGCTCGGCCACGAGTACCAGGCGATCACCGACCACTCGCCACGCCTCACCGTCGCCAACGGGCTGTCCGCCGCACGCCTGCGCGCCCAGCTCGACCAGGTCGCGGCGCTCAACCGCGCCGTCACACCGTTCCGTGTCCTGACCGGCATCGAGGTCGACATCCTCGACGACGGCACGCTCGACCAGGACCCGGACCTGCTCGGCGAGCTCGACGTCGTCGTCGCTTCCGTGCACTCCAAGCTCCGCATGGACCGCGCAGCCATGACCCGGCGGATGATCGCCGCCGTGCGCGACCCGGCCACCGACGTGCTCGGCCACTGCACCGGGCGCCGGCTGCTGGGCCGCGAACGGCCCCAGAGCGAGTTCGACGCGCGCGCCGTGTTCGCGGCGTGCGCCGAGAACGGCGTCGCCGTCGAGATCAACTGCCGCCCCGACCGCCTCGACCCCCCGCACGACCTGCTCGCGCTCGCGGTCGAGGCCGGCTGCGACTTCGCGATCGACACCGACGCGCACGCGCCCGGTCAGCTCGACTGGCAGCTCACGGGGTGCCTGCGGGCCGTCCGGCACGGCATCGACTCGGCGCGTGTGGTCAACACCTGGCCGGTCGAGCGGCTCCTGGCGCGCACGCACGCGTGA
- a CDS encoding HU family DNA-binding protein: MSLNRTELVQAVAAKAGLTATDTDKVLRAFQDVVVEQLAAGETVSIPGFLAIGSAERAARTGINPQTGEKLDIPAGHRVKLTAGSTLKRAVQG, encoded by the coding sequence GTGAGCCTCAACCGCACCGAGCTCGTCCAGGCAGTTGCCGCCAAGGCGGGCCTGACCGCGACCGACACCGACAAGGTGCTGCGCGCGTTCCAGGACGTCGTCGTCGAGCAGCTCGCCGCCGGCGAGACCGTCTCGATCCCGGGCTTCCTGGCGATCGGGAGCGCCGAGCGCGCCGCGCGCACGGGCATCAACCCCCAGACCGGCGAGAAGCTCGACATCCCGGCCGGCCACCGCGTGAAGCTGACCGCGGGCAGCACGCTCAAGCGCGCCGTCCAGGGCTGA
- a CDS encoding threonine aldolase family protein — translation MTAHPTTEPTTSTDLAPAHDPTRRDFASDNYAGAHPEVMAALVAANGGHETSYGADAWTARLQDVVRAHFGELAEAFPVFNGTGANVLSLQAVLPPWGAVVCSSDAHIHTDENGAPERVAGLKLLPVPTSDGKLTPELVDREAWGFGDEHRAQPGVVSLTESTEVGTVYTPDEIRAVAQHAHALGLKVHVDGARLANAAASLGVPLRALTTDAGVDVVSLGGTKNGTLFAEAVVVLDPAAATGMPYLRKMDMQLASKMRFLSAQLVALYEGDLWLRSAAHANAMAARLAAGLRDAGVELLHPAQANGVFARLAPAVADDLRRRWRFYDWTHGTVRLMCAFDTTEQDVDDLLAATRAALSRHS, via the coding sequence GTGACTGCGCACCCCACGACGGAACCCACCACGAGCACCGACCTCGCACCGGCGCACGACCCGACGCGCCGCGACTTCGCGTCCGACAACTACGCGGGAGCCCACCCCGAGGTCATGGCCGCGCTCGTCGCCGCGAACGGCGGGCACGAGACGTCCTACGGTGCCGACGCGTGGACCGCGCGGCTGCAGGACGTCGTGCGGGCGCACTTCGGTGAGCTGGCCGAGGCGTTCCCGGTGTTCAACGGCACGGGCGCGAACGTCCTCAGCCTGCAGGCGGTCCTGCCGCCGTGGGGCGCGGTCGTGTGCTCGAGCGACGCGCACATCCACACCGACGAGAACGGCGCGCCCGAGCGCGTCGCGGGCCTCAAGCTGCTGCCCGTCCCGACGTCCGACGGCAAGCTCACGCCCGAGCTCGTCGACCGCGAGGCGTGGGGGTTCGGCGACGAGCACCGCGCACAGCCCGGCGTCGTGTCGCTGACCGAGTCGACCGAGGTCGGCACGGTGTACACGCCCGACGAGATCCGTGCGGTCGCCCAGCACGCGCACGCGCTCGGCCTCAAGGTGCACGTCGACGGGGCCCGGCTCGCGAACGCGGCCGCGTCGCTCGGCGTCCCGTTGCGGGCGCTCACGACCGACGCGGGCGTCGACGTCGTCTCGCTCGGCGGCACCAAGAACGGCACGCTGTTCGCGGAGGCCGTCGTCGTGCTCGACCCCGCCGCCGCGACCGGCATGCCCTACCTGCGCAAGATGGACATGCAGCTCGCGTCGAAGATGCGGTTCCTGTCCGCGCAGCTCGTCGCGCTGTACGAGGGCGACCTGTGGCTGCGCTCCGCGGCGCACGCGAACGCGATGGCCGCCCGGCTCGCCGCCGGGCTGCGGGACGCGGGGGTCGAGCTGCTGCACCCCGCGCAGGCGAACGGCGTGTTCGCCCGGCTCGCCCCGGCCGTGGCCGACGACCTGCGTCGGCGCTGGCGGTTCTACGACTGGACGCACGGCACCGTGCGTCTCATGTGCGCGTTCGACACGACCGAGCAGGACGTCGACGACCTGCTCGCCGCGACGCGCGCCGCGCTCTCGCGGCACTCCTGA
- a CDS encoding DUF6328 family protein has product MDRNWDELLQELRVTQTGAQILTGFLLTIPFQQRFGDLDAYQQDLYLVLVLLAILATALIVAPVSLHRVLFRRRMKPQLVDAGNVLARLGLAVLAVTLAGSASFVFDVVLDRVAGVVVGVSGLVVLAVCWWVLPQLLARRAQGRRRPDPRTAGTGPS; this is encoded by the coding sequence ATGGACCGCAACTGGGACGAGCTGCTGCAGGAGCTGCGGGTCACCCAGACCGGTGCGCAGATCCTCACCGGCTTCCTGCTGACGATCCCGTTCCAGCAGCGGTTCGGCGACCTGGACGCCTACCAGCAGGACCTGTACCTGGTGCTGGTGCTGCTGGCGATCCTCGCGACCGCGCTGATCGTCGCGCCCGTGAGCCTGCACCGCGTGCTGTTCCGCAGGCGCATGAAGCCCCAGCTCGTGGACGCGGGGAACGTGCTCGCGCGGCTCGGGCTCGCGGTGCTGGCGGTCACGCTCGCCGGCAGCGCGTCGTTCGTGTTCGACGTCGTGCTCGACCGCGTCGCCGGGGTCGTCGTCGGCGTGAGCGGGCTCGTGGTGCTCGCCGTGTGCTGGTGGGTGCTGCCGCAGCTGCTCGCGCGCCGCGCGCAGGGACGACGAAGGCCCGACCCCCGCACTGCGGGGACCGGGCCTTCGTGA